Part of the Paenibacillus sp. FSL R7-0273 genome is shown below.
ATCCTCAGTATCCATTACAGATGAACGTAAGGAAACCTACGATTATTCCATTCCTTATTTTGAATCCACCAATATGATCATGGTTAAGGAAGGCAGTGACATCAAGAGCGCGCTCGACCTGAAGGATAAGGTTGTGGCCGTACAGGGTGCGACGACTGCTGATACTCTGATGAGCGATATTATGGGTGTCGACAACACTAACCTCAAGCGTTTTGACAGCAACGCGGTGGCCCTGATGGAGCTGAATGCCGGCGGTGCAGATGCAGTTGTTGCGGATATTGCAATTGTAAATGAATATATCAAGAACAATCCGAACGAGAAGCTGACAGGAATTCTGGACAAAGAGAACTTCGGCTCCGAGTACTACGGCGTACTGTATCCGAAGGGCAGCGAGTGGAAAGCAAAGCTGGACCCGGCTATCAAGACCGTTATCGAGAACGGCAAATATGCAGAGATCTACAAGGAATGGTTCGGTGAAGAGCCGGATACAGCTGCACTGCTGAGTGCGGAATAGGAAGCTCTGGTAAACATCAAAGCATGCGTAATGATTGCTATTGCGCATGCTTCTTTTTTTGAAAAGGATTATATAGAGAAGAAAGCAGCAGAAGAGAAGGGAAGAGTTCTATGGATTTCAGATTTGACCTCATTGTTCATTATTTACCGGTCTTTTTAAGAGGGACGCTGTTTACGATCGGGGTATCTATTGTTTCCATCC
Proteins encoded:
- a CDS encoding basic amino acid ABC transporter substrate-binding protein, coding for MGIGKKWAMSALAACFMLTMAGCGSNNAAGGNAAAGESIKIATDASYAPMEYMDTDKIKGFDIDFIKAVMEEAGVKYTITNTGWDTMLTSVQQGTEYQAGVSSVSITDERKETYDYSIPYFESTNMIMVKEGSDIKSALDLKDKVVAVQGATTADTLMSDIMGVDNTNLKRFDSNAVALMELNAGGADAVVADIAIVNEYIKNNPNEKLTGILDKENFGSEYYGVLYPKGSEWKAKLDPAIKTVIENGKYAEIYKEWFGEEPDTAALLSAE